The Dreissena polymorpha isolate Duluth1 chromosome 2, UMN_Dpol_1.0, whole genome shotgun sequence nucleotide sequence ACACTTTTAAAGTGCTGATTTATGAGTATGCGGCATTGAGAATTCACATAGATGTCAGTTTCAAATTCAAATTTCAATGTTTGGTAGAATCTCAAAAAGGTTTTACCTGTAACACTTTTAGCAAACATTCAGCTACAAAGCTACACCTCACTTAATGATACAATCATTTATAGAATAAGCTCAAAACGGATGATATCTAAACAAATATTCACCCTGcttattgaaatatatactgttGCTTTTGTTTTGCAACTTTTAAATACTTAGTTCAAAAAGGTGCTTTGAACAATCAGGTCATGAAATATTTACAGCTTCAATATGTTACTGACATTGAAAAATGTACCATGGTTTCATAACACttattaaataatgattaataacacCCTAAAGTAAAATAACGTTTGAAGTGGAATCCAAACAGACAACGTCCGTTCGACAAACGCTTGAGGAGGACGGTAATTGATGGCCGTTGTGTGTTTTCCTTGACTCAATAACCTTGGAAAGTGGAATAAACAGTATGATGGAATCCAGaatctattaaaagtataatGAATATGTCTGTCGCAGATTTGTTTGACAGTCAGCTAATGTGTCAAAAGGAACAAAACAACACATGCTACCAAACTGAATCAAAAAAAAGGATATATAATGGACGATGAAATTGTTGATTTCATAATCAGTGGAGGAATCACACTGAACGAGTAAGTTTATTTGTATGATAAACTTTTTTTCTCAGTGTAGCTAACTTTATGTATCTATTATAGCATGATAAAGTAAGACACATATTTTAACGATATTCGTGCaatgaataatttatttatgttgtctaatgtaaatattttttgattCACTCCGAGATGAAATGTATAAACAAACGTTCAACTAACAGGCATACCGTGAACCGTGGTCATTTTGGGATTGTTCATATTAACGTTAAAGCgtgattatacgatttttatatgtgttaaattgtaatatatttaatattaaaataaaatatgttacgataacacaaaataggcaagacaaatgatacattaaatacgaatttcataaaatgcagcaaagacaaattagcgccccgagccgattgtgacgaacatattttcctacaataaccgaagcattcgtctttttattaggaccagaggtagtgttcgtgtgtcgtatgaatatatatggtTGCAGGAATgcaaaatgaaccgttaaactaaatttagactcacatcgtacatgcatgatgtacatgctggcgaattcgactgtacagcctttttcgatatAGAATTagatatctggcttatttcgcatttttcgagttatgttcttctgaacttttattttttgtatattgaaaaatatatataagttttttattttcttttatataaattcattaatatttgacaaaatcgtataatctcgctttaaaacaTTCATAGTAGCATTTTGTTTAAAGGGAACTTATCGACCTTGACTTCCAAGCAGTACTGTGGGTTTTATACTCAACTTTGCAAACTGTAAGCATGGATATGCCAACGTAACAGTTTCATATGATAAATGAAAGTGGTAACCCAAGATGGTCGTACATCATGTAAAATTAGCATCGATCCTTTATCGACTCCGTAAACTAATATTCGTTAACGCTGCTAATGGTATGTGCAGGTATTCTATTTTCACGGATTTAAAGGGGACGATGCACCGCAATACAATACTGTGTGCACTATTTACACTTCCACATAAGTTGGGTCCCGTTGCCGTAGtaatttacatatattatatCTTTATAAATCATAgatttataagtgaaataaatacaattaaacattgtatcgtgattatattaatttgttGTGAGGAAGTTACTTTATTTAGAACAACGTTACTGATTCGCTTTTTATTTATGGATAATTTACactattgtttattttataagaaCAGATTAAAGCTGAGATACGAAAACACACATACATGACTTACCATtgaaacaaactaaatacttacaTGAAATTACCGTGTATTAGCACTTTATAAGTATGCAATAagcttatataattaaaaaaagaactaACAATCTAGTCCCTTCCTGAACATAACACCTCGCGTAATATGTAATTACAATATAACAAGAGCACAATCGAATCAGCTATTAACTGAGGAAATCGCTGCTTagtataatgcaaacatgtgtAATGTAGcgaaacaaattatttgaactAATATGACTGACCGATGTCACACTTAGTTTGTAACAGAGCAACATGAAGCTTTTAATagaaataattacaataaataacaagtattgaaaaaaaatatatgccaACGCTACGATTGTGTCATCTGTCATATACAATTCGTTTCAGAACATTATGAATTCTCTGTTAGCACTGCTTGTGGCCACCGTTGCCGTAATAGGTAagtgtgtttttatatttaagttcGTACACtagttaataattaatttttttacgaTTAAACATTCTGGATTTATCTTAACATTGTCAACAATGAATCTTAACTTCCGAAGTGTATTCATATAGTTATTGTCATAAAGCACTTGAACACAGTATGTAAATAATACAACTCCAGAAATGTCATAATGAAAAAAAGAATGTTCACGTTTGGTTGACTTTATATTAGATAAGTTACCAATTTCTTAGACATTTAAAGTCAACAGACAAAGGGAACGCGATATCCAGTCTAGCCGAATATTGCCACTTCCGATTTACCGTACTTGTTTAGctaaaataactatttttgtgactcttaattttcggacatatggGTTTTCGTCAATGACTAATGGCtctacattttttgtttgaaatcatCACCGGCCAAGTTGGTTTAAAGTAactggatttttttaataatatataaataggtTTTTCTTTAAGAGAATCAAGAATGTGATTCAGTTCATAAACAGTATAACTTTGAGGAAACAAGGAggacaatatttaaatttgaaaaagtgATTGGCTTGAAAAAATGCAACACCTTTTCTATCGTAATAAAGCGTAAATAAGCAAATAGGAAAATCAATTTCAATCGCCAGGCGCAGACGCGTGTCACTGCACAAAGGAATGGGACCCTGTATGCGGCCGTGATGGTATAACGTATGGAAACATGTGCGAATTGAGATGCGCGTAAGCACACATGAATTACTTATAGTTTTGTATTGTTATTCGTTTGCTGTTTTCATTTAGATGTTTGCTGAGGAAGAAGGTTATTGATCATATAgatacatttaaaatgatttaatacaCGACGCTATATCATAAACCATTATATTGTTTTTGAATAATTATGCTGTTTGACATCCAAACATAAGTATATACAAACATAATTTCAAAAACAGTTAAATCCAGAAACaagatatatatattattcttgtATATTATGTGTAATCGCGAATGCTGAAGTTAACATGCACATgtttgtctttgtttttttttagcgGCGTTCGTCGTCAATCCCGCGGGGAATGCCCGTGCGTGTGCGGCGCAAATTTCGACCCTGTATGTGGCGAAGATGCCGTCACGTATGGCAACGAGTGCATTATGAACTGCATGTATGTTACATCAAGCGGCAATAGCTAATCATCTTTATTCTACATATTTTCGTTCAAGCCTAATGATTGTTTTCGTCTAATTGAAAGCTTGAAAGCAAGTTTTAAAAATGGATATGCACACTGTTATTTTGAACATGTTTACACATATTAAAACTCGTTTTGAATCGCtctttaataaaatttgtattggCTGATGACATTAACTGATAACTTctatatattcataaaattacGGGAAAAATTGGCAAAATACATATTTCAGAAAAAAGGCATATCGCCTGTCACGTGGCCGGGACGGGATTTTACCTATTATTCCTGTATTGATGGACAAATATTTGCTTTTAACGGTGTTAGCCTATCCCAACTCTTATATAGTAACTTTCATATGATTGAATCCTAAACTCCTTTTTCAATCTTCAACCAGGCGAGTTAACCTTAAATCGCGGGGAGAATGCCCAAAGACAGACTGTCGGTGTCCGAAAATTATGGCCCCTGTATGCGGTAAAGATGGCTTGACGTACGACAACGCATGTCTTATGAGATGCAAGTATGTACCTTTAGTTTTGTTAAATCTTTCCTTAAATTAAGCTCTGTATTGCTCTCGTAGAAATATATACACTGAGTATTATTTGTGCTATGTTTCCACGATGAATTGTACGATGTTGCATGTTGATCTTTTCCGTTCAATAGCAATTGAGAGATTTTGAGGTGACATGTTCCATTAAAGCTGCAATACTCGCATTTGCGATGTAAAACCATCTAAGTTGAAAAGAAAGCATGCTGCAACAGCAATGTTTTTTTATAACCATATTTTTTATGGTTTTAATCGATTGATAATGTTTTCCCGAACGCCAAAATTTGAACTTGCACTTAAAGTACAGACACACTTATATTGGTAACTAATAATTGCTAAACATATGAGATAGCGATACTACAGAAAGGATTATCACGTTCCCGAAATCTGATAATCATCGAAGCTTTTGATTAAAATGGACTTTATTTATAGGAAAGCATTATAAAAACCGTGTTCAATCTATAATTTATTTACAACGACATGTAGTTTCAATATATATTACAAGTTTAATTGCCGACTGGTTCGATATCCGCTGCAAACCGTATCCTGATTCAAAgttaatgaaatgtttattcaAGGATTTGCGTTGTTCGTTTTCTTGTAAAGTAGTATATAACTTTTCTTACGTTTCTTATTTCATTTCTAGTAGAGTATACTAGTATGCATTCAAGTATTTGAACATTGCTTCTAAGCGGCGTTCGACGTCATTCCCGCGGGGAATGCCCAGAGGAAGGTTGCCCGTGCCCAGCGAATATTGACCCTGTCTGCGGCGAAGATGGCACCACTTACGACAACGAGTGCCTTATGAGATGCAAGTAAGTGACCTCagtaataatatgtttttaatgcATTTGAATTGACTAACGAAATCGATACGTAACtaaaagataaaatatattaatggtaaattaataaataaaaacatttaagtaAGTAAATGGTGTTATTATGAAgacatgtaaaaataaaagaacatatGCATACGTGTAATTGAATGAAATGATAAAGATTCAACTAAtctatgaaataaaaaataaactatgaaaCATATCGATTAATAAAAACGTCTACCACACCAACAAATTTCTACCAGACCATTAATGAAAGattgcaaaattaaataaatctaagTTTCAAGTGGTCTAAGTGctaaacttttactccaagggtcagtggtgtGAGCCAAGTTGAAGATTATTTGTTTCCATTCTTTAATTGTAGTCTTGTTTTTACCGGAGCTATTTAATTCAAACGTtaacatttattgatttaaagcaatttatgacaaacttaaaaacatgtaaaaatctgtgaaaaagtccacTTAAACTCAATTTATACATAACATTAGACGATGAAGAGTCGTATTTTTTGTATACGCTGTTTTGAATCATAAGATGTTTTGATAATCATGATGCCTTGGTGAATGACCTTATATTTAAGGTTTAATTTGATGGCATTATCATAATTTAAACGCGATCTTGCGTAAATAGACGTCGGATATTAATAACCCTTGGTACTGCCTTTATAGAAATAGTACATTCGAAAATACTATTTGAACATGCCGACCGGAATAAAGCTTGCCACACCCGGAATATTAAAAAGATCTTCTACAAATGTCTGCTTAGGTGTTCATAACATTGATATGTGTTGCTTTGTTTGAAATCTTATTCCTCTTATCAGACGGTGGTTATCCAATTCGCTTTTAATCGCTAAAActgaccaattttaaagttttaagtgCAAATGCTTAAAATTATTCTACTAATTACCCGGTTGTTAATTAGCCGAACACTCTTTCCCATTGACACGTATCGGTTTACACGCGTAACGTTCAAATACAGATGACATCACTGAACGACGCTTTTGTTGAATGAATGGAATTGGCAGTGTAACCGGAGATATTGCTATCCATCGCGTTACAGATAATGTGGCTGCATATCGAACTGATAGTGTCCGGATTAACTTCACAGCGCTCTTCCTAGCGGATCCTTCCGGGAGGTATATACGGGTACATATAAGAACACTTATGATAAAGATTCCCTTTCCTAACAGGGGAGTCAGCCTACAATCGCGAGGAGAGTGCCCGTGCGCATGCCCCCTTAACATTGACTATGTCTGCGGCGATGATGGCGTCACGTACGATAACGAGTGTCTCATGACATGCAAGTAAGTAACGTCATTTACACTGGTAAGAAGAAatggtgttaaatgcatgtgatta carries:
- the LOC127869298 gene encoding serine protease inhibitor dipetalogastin-like isoform X4 — its product is MNSLLALLVATVAVIGADACHCTKEWDPVCGRDGITYGNMCELRCAGVRRQSRGECPCVCGANFDPVCGEDAVTYGNECIMNCMRVNLKSRGECPKTDCRCPKIMAPVCGKDGLTYDNACLMRCNGVRRHSRGECPEEGCPCPANIDPVCGEDGTTYDNECLMRCKGVSLQSRGECPCACPLNIDYVCGDDGVTYDNECLMTCKGVHLQSRGECPKVCACNLNLDPVCGNDGVTYDNQCVMECAGVSQRSRGQCPKTDCRCPKIMDPVCGSDGLIYDNPCLMRCNGARRSHLCLNLS
- the LOC127869298 gene encoding serine protease inhibitor dipetalogastin-like isoform X1 gives rise to the protein MNSLLALLVATVAVIGADACHCTKEWDPVCGRDGITYGNMCELRCAGVRRQSRGECPCVCGANFDPVCGEDAVTYGNECIMNCMRVNLKSRGECPKTDCRCPKIMAPVCGKDGLTYDNACLMRCNGVRRHSRGECPEEGCPCPANIDPVCGEDGTTYDNECLMRCKGVSLQSRGECPCACPLNIDYVCGDDGVTYDNECLMTCKGVHLQSRGECPKVCACNLNLDPVCGNDGVTYDNQCVMECAGVSQRSRGQCPKTDCRCTKIMDPICGSDGLIYDNPCLMRCNGARRSHLCLNLS